The genome window CGTCGTTCCATCTCTGTCAGGACTTCTGATACGCGGTTCGGCTGGGCAATCTCCATTTCGATGCGTTTGATGTCGTGGTACTCGGCGAGGGACTGGCGGATCTCTTCTCGCGTGAAGGTCTCCTGGTCGGCACGGGCCATCACGCCCGAGATGAGGTCGACCATGTCCTCGATGAAGTTCCAGGGGTAGACGACCCAGGTCCAGTCCTCGAGGCCTTCGCCGACGTAGTCGGGTTCGAACTCGCTGGTCTGGAGGAGCTGCAACGTCGCGGTCCGGACCTCGCCGGCATCGCGGTCGTCGACGTACTCGTAGGCGCGCCTGATCGAGCCGCCCGTGTCGGCGATGTCGTCGATGATGAGGACGTCCTTGCCCTCGACGCTGCCTTCCGGCATCGGATACCGGACCGTTGGCTCGCCGGTCTTCTGTGCGGTGCCGACGTAGTGTTCCATCTTCAGGCTCGTCAGGTCGTCGAGTCCCAGAAAATCACAGAGACATCGGCCCGCAAACCAGCCACCGCGGGCCAGCGCGACGATGACGTCGGGTTCGAACTCGTCGCGACGCACGTCGTCGCTGACGTCCCGACAGAGGCTGTATATGTACTCCCAGTTCGTTATCGTACAGTCGAAATCGTCCGGTAGGTCGGACATCTGGTGGCCACCTGTCGGAACGTGGGTGGCGACCATCATAAGTGGGCTGAAACCGACTCGAGGGGTCGACCCACGACCGCAGGTCGAACGGCCGACCGTACTGGCAGCCGACGTTCTCCGCGGGAGCGAAAGCGAGTTAGCCCGGTCGGTCGAACACAGGACACAGAACAGATGGCACTAACGGCGGAGTTCAGACTCTTTATCGAACAGCATCCGCTGATCACTATCGCGCAGGCGGTCCCGGAGTGTACGATAACCGTCGAACACGAAGATCAGGCTGATGCTGGCCCCATCGTGTTCGTCCTCCGCGTCGTGTGTGGATCGTTCGAGGCCTTCGAGACGGCGCTCGACGCCGAACCGGCGGTGACGGAGCATACGCTCATCAGTGACGACGGTTCGGTACGGGTCTATCATACGGTCATCGAGGATCTGTACCCCGAAGGGATCGACGAACTCGTGTTCAACAAGACGGTCGTCGAGCGGTGGTGGATCACGAGCGACGGCGAACACCTCAAACAGCAGTTCGCCACCCGTGAGGAACTCCTCGCCTACCGCGATAGCTGTCGAAAGCTGGGCATCGACTTTCAACTCCGGCGTCTGTACGAGTCGAATGGCGACGACTACCGGATCCCCGGCGTATCGGAGAAACAACACGAAGCACTTCGTGTCGCGTACGAGGAAGGATACTTCGACGTTCCGAGGCGGGCCTCGCTCAGAGAGGTCGCGGACGTACTCGAGATCTCGCGTTCGGCACTCGCCGAGCGGTTACATCGGGGTCAGTCTCACGTTTTCGAACACTATTTCTCCGACAGGCCTTATTAAACCCAGGACAATGTGGGGCTGTAGTGATCCACGGCCGTCCCCAACTATCAGTATACGATGGAAGACAGGGACACGAGTGATAGAGGTTCTACGGAGTCGACAGTGCAGCGTTCTGGGTCTGAAGACCGGTCGATCGATGTCGTCGACGGCCGATTATTCAAGCCTCTGGTATTTCTTTCGGTGCCGATCGTGCTCGCAGAAGGACTCGACATGGTCTACTTTCTGGTGGACCTCTACTGGATCGGCCACCTCGGAACGGACGCAGTCGCAGCGATGGCCTACGCCTGGCCGGTTATCTACCTCGGCATGAGCGTTGGCTTCGGTATCGTGACCGCGGGAACGGTACTCGTTGCACAATACAAGGGAACGGGACAGCTCAGGGCAATTTCCTCGGCCGCCGGAGGGACCATCTCGTTCGTGACGATTCTCTCCGGTGTGCTCGCGGTCACTGGGTACGCCCTCACACCGTGGTTGCTTACGCTCGTCGGTGCGGTTCCCGAAACTGCCCCCCACACGCTTGCCGTCCAGTACACGCGCATCACGTTCCTCGGACTCGTGCCGATGTTCTGGTTTCTCGTGTTCAACGCCCTGGCTCGAGGATGGGGGGATACGAGGACACCGCTCGCGTTGATGGGTGTGAGCACGGCGATCAACGTGCTCGTCGATCCGTTTCTCATCCACGGGTTCGCCGCAAATCCGCTCTTCGAGTGGGTCGGACTGGGCTCGCTCGAGACGGCACTGTATGCCCAGACTGGGTTCGCTGGCTACGGTATCGAAGGCGCTGCAATTGCGACGGTCGTCGCTCGGTCAGTCGCCGCCGCGCTCGGCCTGTACATCCTCTTTTCCGGCCGGATTGGATTCAGGCTCACGCTCGGCTCCCTTCGATTGCGCCGTGAGACCGTCGTCCAGATCCTCAAAATCGGCTCCCCAACCGTGGTCGAGATGACCGTTCGAGCGGCCGGTGTCGCAGTATTGACGGCGATCCTGGCGATCGAAGGGGCCGCTGCCGTTGCAGCGTACGGGATCTCGGAGTACCTCGTCGGGATCCTCTTCGTCATCTCGCTTGGACTCGCTCGAGGAGTCGAGGCGATCGTGGGTCAGAACCTCGGTGCTGGTAAGGTCGCTCGTGCCAATCGGGCGGTGTACCTGTCGGCGGGAATCGCAGTCGTGCTGTTCACCGGGATCGTCGCCGTTTCGTATCCGTTCGCCGAGTCGATCGTGTCCGTGTTCCTGGCCGTCGAGTCGGGCGACGTCGCTGCCGACGCGATCGTACAGGGCGGCGTCAGTTTCATCTGGATCGTCGGACCGGCGCTGATATTCTTCGCCGTCTTCCAGGTCATCCTCGGGGCGTTTCGGGGAAGCGGAAACACGACACTCGCAATGGTGATGGCCACCCTAGAGCTGCTCGTGTTCCGGGTTCCGTTGAGTTATGCGGCGCTCGTCTGGTTCGAGGCTGGCATCACTGGCGTCTGGTATGCGATCGCGTTCTCGTACGTGGTCGCATCGGTACTCGCCGTCGTGTGGTTCTTCCGTGGGACGTGGCTCCCCTCGTCGGTGCCCCTGAAACGGAGTTCCGGGGACGGATCGCCACATCGTGTTACCGAGTAGTGGCCGACGGGACAGCGACCGCCGGTGTCGGATCTGGAGCCCGAACCAGGGACACGACCCGACTCAACACCCATGGTCATCGCTCGCACACCAGTCAGAGAAAAGAACGAATAGCCCTCCGTCACACCATGGCGTATGCAGACGCTCCGGCTCTATCAGATCGACGCGTTCACCGACGAGCCACTTTCGGGGAACCCTGCAGGTGTCGTTCCCGAGGCAGACGGCCTCACGGACGACCAGATGCAAGCGATCGCCGCCGAGATGGCCGTCAGCGAGACCGCCTTCGTTCGCTCGAGCGAGGTGGCCGACTACCGGCTTCGCTACTTTACCCCCACACAGGAGGTCGATCTCTGTGGACACGCGACGATCGGTTCGTTCGCCTTCCTCCACGACCGCGACGACCTCGAGCCCGGCACGACGACGGTCGAGACGAACGGCGGCGTCCTCGAGGTCGACCTCGAAGCGGACGGGACCGTCTGGATGACCCAGGAGCCTCCGCGCGTTCGACGGGTCGACCTCGAGTACGAACGGGTCGCCGAGGCACTCGGTGTCGACCGCGAGGCACTCGAAGGCTCGAGCGCCGACCTGCCGCTTTCGGTCGCCTCGACCGGCCTCCCGTTCCTGGTCGTCCCGATTACCTACCTCTCCGACGTCGGCAGCGCTGACCCGGATTTCGCCGCCGTCGAGGCGCTGACCGACGAGGTCGACGCGACGGGCGTCTACCTCTTCACGTTCGACACGCTCGAGGGCGAGTCGACGCTGCACGGCCGGATGTTCGCCCCTGGCGCGGGCGTTCGCGAAGACCCCGTGACCGGAACCGCAAGCGGTGCGGTCGGTGCCTACCTCGATCACGTGGGCGCGTTCGACGACGAATTCCCCGAGGAGTTACGACTCGAGCAGGGCCACTACGTCGACCGGCCGGGGCTGGTCAGAGTTCAGGTCGGCTCGAGCGTTCGAGTGGGTGGCCGCGCCGTGACCGTTCTCGACGGCTCGCTCGTCGTCCCCGAGGACGAGTCGGACGAGATCCTCGAGGCCTGATACTGTCGGACAGAACTCGTGTGAGAATTCGCCGTTTCCGTCCGACGAATTCTCTTCAGTGACTTCTGTTCGACAGTATAAGTCCCGTCTCGAAGCCCACCTGTTCTCGAGAGCAGCGACGGTTCGGATGGTTCGTTTCGAAGTCGAAATCACGGCCACGGACCCTGCACTGGCCAGTCTTTGGGCGGCGAAATTCGCCACCTCGGTCAGAAACTCATTCGACACCGAGTAGCGAATCGTGGCGACTGTTCGCAACCTTCTTTATCTGCTCGCCTGTGGCTGCAAATAGCAATGGCTGTACTCTGGCTGGACGAGATCAGCGCCGACGACCTCGAGACGGTCGGCGGCAAAGGTGCCTCCCTGGGCGAGCTTACTGGAGCCGGGCTGCCAGTTCCGCCGGGATTCGTGGTGACTGCTGGAACGTACCGGTCGTTCATCGAAGACGCCGAAATCGACGACGAACTGTTCGCAGCGGTCGACGTCGACGCCGACGACTCCGCCGCCTTAGCCGAGGCCGCAGAACGTGCACAGGACCTCATCCTCGAGACGCCGTTCCCCGACGACCTCCGCGAGGAGATCGTCGCTTCCTACCGAGAGATCGGCGACGGTGAAGCGTTCGTCGCGGTGCGTTCGTCGGCGACGGCCGAAGACTTGCCCGACGCGTCGTTCGCTGGCCAACAGGAGACGTTCCTTAACGTCACCGAAGACGGGCTTCTCGACCGCGTGCGCGAGTGCTGGGCGTCGCTTTTCACCCAGCGTGCGATCTACTACCGCCAGGAGCAAGGATTCGAACACGACATCGTGAACATCGCCGTCGTGGTCCAGCAGATGGTCGACGCCGAGAAGTCCGGCGTCATGTTCACCAGTCACCCGTCGACGGGCGATCCGACGATGATCATCGAGGCCGCGTGGGGACTCGGTGAGGCCGTCGTCTCCGGCGCTGTCTCACCCGACAACTACGTCGTCTCCCGCGAGGACGGCGACGTCGACGTCACGGTCGCCGACAAGAAGGTCGAACACGTCAAAGACGAGGAGACTGGCGAAACCGTCGAGCGACCCGTCACCGAGGAGAAACGCACCGAACGCGTCGTTAGCGACGACGAGATCGACGCTCTCGTCGAACTCGGTGAGCGCGTCGAAGATCACTACGGCCACCCACAGGACGTCGAGTGGGCCATCGTCGACGGCGATGAGGACGGTACGTCGAGCAACGGGGCGGAGTCCGGCGATAGCGAGGTCTTCATGTTGCAGTCTCGCCCCATCACGACGATCGGTGAAGCCGAGACAGCCGACACTGCGGACCCAACGGAGGGCGTCGCCGACGGCAGCGGCAGCGTCCAGGCGGCGGCTGGCGGCGAGACGGCCGAGGCCACCGGTGACGTGCTCATCGATGGCCTGGGCTCGAGCCCCGGCATCGTCAGCGGCCCCGCAAAGATCGTAACGAAACTCGACGACCTCGCGAAGGTCGCCGAAGGCGACATCATCGTCACCGAGATGACGATGCCCGATATGGTGCCAGCGATGAAACGCGCCAACGGCATCATCACCGACGAGGGTGGCATGACCAGCCACGCCGCCATCGTCTCGCGTGAACTCGGCGTCCCCGCCATCGTCGGCACCGGCAATGCGACGACCGTCCTCAGTGACGGCCAACTCGTCACGCTCGACGGCGACAGGGGCGCGGTGCTCGAAGGCCAGGAGGTCGACCCCGACGAGGAGACCGAACCCGTCGAGGAGGTCAGACCGAAGTCGCCGGTCAAACCGATGACCGCGACCGAGGTGAAAGTCAACGTCTCGATTCCCGAAGCCGCAGAACGAGCCGCGGCCACGGGTGCCGACGGCGTCGGCCTCCTCCGGACGGAGCACATGATCCTCTCGCTCAATCAGACGCCCGAAAGCTATATCGAAGAAAACGGCGCCGACGCCTACACGAACGAACTCGTCGAGGGCATCCGCAGTGTCGCCGACGAGTTCTACCCCCGACCCGTCCGCGTGCGCACCCTCGACGCACCGACCGACGAGTTCCGCCAGCTCGAGGGTGGCGACGACGAACCCGCAGAGCACAACCCGATGCTCGGCTACCGCGGCATCCGCCGCTCGCTCGACCGGCCGGACGTCTTCGAGCACGAACTCGAGGCGTTCCGACGGCTCTACGGGCTCGGCTACGACAACGTCGAGATCATGTTCCCGCTGGTCAACGACGCCGAAGACGTCTACGCGGCCAAACGTCGGCTCGAGGCCGCGGGTATCGACCCGAAAAAACGCAAGTGGGGCGTGATGATCGAGACGCCGGCGTCTGCGCTGTCGGTCGAAGGGATGGCCGCCGCAGGCATCGACTTCGCCTCCTTCGGAACGAACGACCTCACCCAGTACACGCTCGCAGTCGATCGAAACAACGAGAACGTCGCCGACCGCTTCGACGAACTCCATCCCGCCGTCTTGCGCCTGATCGGCGACGTCATCGAGACCTGCCGCGAACACGGCGTCGATACGAGTATCTGTGGTCAGGCTGGCTCGAAACCCGAGATGGCGCAGTTCCTCGTCGAGGAAGGTATCAGCTCGATCTCCGCGAACATCGATGCCGTCCGCGACGTCCAGCACGAAGTGAAACGGGTCGAACAGCGGCTGCTGCTCGATTCGGTCCGGTAGCTCGGTTTCGCCTCGCACAGTCTCTTCCAGCGAGTTCGCTCGAGTCGTACCCGAAACGACGGTCTGGCTGGCCAAACGCAACGAATAAAGTGACGACAGTCCTTGACGGAGATATGCAAGCGGAGCCGCAGGCGTTCGATCGGGTGCTCTCGTCGATGTGCACGAAACCACACCCGGTAGCGCGCGAGGCGGCCGAACGGTTTCTCGCGACGAACCCCGGTGATCCCGGAAGCTATCCAACGATTTCGGCGTTGGAAGACGAGGCCATCGCCGTTCTCGGCGAGATCGCCGGCCTCGAAGAATCGGCGGGCTACGTCGCAAGCGGCGGTACGGAGGCGAACATTCAGGCGGTGCGGATCGCCCGTGATCGAGCCGAGACGAGTCAGCCGAACGTCGTCATGCCCGAGTCGGGACACTTCAGTTTCCGGAAGGCCGCAGACGTTCTGGGCGTCGAGTTGCGAATCGTCCCGACCGACGACGACCACCGGGCTGACGTAGAAGCCGTCCGGGCGGCCGTCGACGACGAGACGGCGATGGTCGTCGGCGTCGCAGGGACGACCGAGTACGGCCGCGTCGACCCGATTCCGGAACTCGGCGAGGTCGCGTCTACGGTCGACGCGCTGTTGCACGTCGACGCCGCCTGGGGCGGATTCGTCCTGCCGTTTACGCGCTACGAGTGGAACTTCTCGCACGCGCCGGTCGATACGATGGCCATCGACCCCCACAAGATGGGACAGGCCGCAGTGCCCGCCGGCGGCCTGCTCGTCCGCTCGAGTGCGTTGCTCGACGAACTCGCCGTCGACACCCCCTACCTCGAGTCGACCTCACAGGCGACACTGACGGGGACACGCTCGGGTGCGGGCGTCGCAAGCGCCGTTGCGGCGATGGACGAACTGTGGCCGACGGGCTACCGTCGCCAGTACGAGCGAGCCCAGCACAACGCCGACTGGCTGGCGGAAGCGCTCGAGAAACGCGGCTACGAGGTCGTCGAACCGACGCTGCCACTCGTCGCGGCTGATCTGCCCCGGTCGACGTTCGAGGCGCTCCGCGGACGGGGCTGGCGCATCTCACGGACGGCGACCGACGAGACCCGAATCGTCTGTATGCCCCACGTCACCCGCAAGATGCTCGCCGGTTTCGTCGCCGATCTCGATCGACTCGAGGTGCGAGCCAGCGTGCCGGTCGTTGCCGACGATTGAGCTGGTGTTTTCGACGGTCGTACCAGTCGATTTACCAGCGGATCGACCGAACGACGGTACATGGAAACGAACGTCTGCGCCATCGACCGCATGGTTCGACTCGCTCTCGGTGTGGTACTCGCCGTCGTCGGGGCGGCCGCCCTCGCTGGCGTCCTCGCGGTCGGGACGACCGTCGCCGCCGTCGCACTCGTCGTCGGCCTCGTCCTCCTCGGTACCGCCACGTTACAGCTCTGTCCACTGTACACCGTGCTCGGAATCGACACCTGCGGCGGGAACTGAGCGCAGTACCGGCTGTCTGCACCTGAACATCGAAGCGATACACGTTTTCCGCCCCGACGAAAGCTAGCTACTGATGGACTGGATAGACGCCGTCGCGGTCGTCGGAATCGTCGTGCTGGCTGTGTCGGCGACGGCGCTCGAGACGATCGTCGTCGCGGCGGCACTCGGCGGCTTCATGCTCTCGTTATCGGTCTGGCGGCTCTACGGTGGCCGTCCCTGGGAGGCGCTGGGCTGGTTTGCCTGGGTCGGGGCGGCAGCGATGGTCGTCCTCGGGCCGGGAAACCCGCCCGTGCTGGTAGCGTTCGTAATCGCCGCGATCGTCGGCGCGATGGCGCTACTGGGCGGGCGGTTCGGCATTCTCGTCGACGTCTGGAGTGTCGATGACCGGCGCGTGGAGTAACCACAGTCCCACCGCAGGTGGCACAACGCCGTGTGCGGCTGGATGGTCGACGGCTCCCCGGTCGTGGTCGGACGAGCGACGATCGACGACGGACGACGAAGCAAAACCGGCGGGTTTTACGCCCGCCACCGACAGCACACGTATATGAGCACCGACGACTTTCCGACGGACCGTCCCGCGGTGGTGACCTGTGGGTTGCCCTACGCCAACGGCGACTTGCACATCGGCCACCTTCGGGGGTACATCGGCGCGGACGCGTTCACCCGCGCACTTCGAACGATCGGTCAGCAGGCGGCGTACGTTAGCGGCTCTGACATGCACGGAACGCCCGTCGCGGTCAACGCCGAACAGGAGGGGGTCGACCCCGAGGAGTTCGCGTTGCGCTGGCACGAACAGTACGAGGAGACGTTCCCGCAGTTCAACGTCGATTTCGACAACTACGGCCACACCCACGACGAGACGAACACCGCGATCACCCAGGAGATCGTCCGCACGTTAGACGAGAAAGGCCACGTCTACGAAAAAGAAATCCAGGTCGCCTACGATCCCGACGCCGATCAGTACCTTCCGGACCGCTACGTCGTCGGCACCTGTCCGTACTGTGGCGAGGCCGCCCGTGGCGACGAGTGTGACGAGGGCTGCCAGCGCCACCTCGAGCCAGGTGAGGTCGAAGAACCGACGAGCACGATTACCGGTAATCCCGCCGAGTACCGCGAGCGCAGCCACAAGTTCTTCGAGGTCTCGGCGTTCGAGGAGTACCTCACCGAGTTCCTCGACGGCCTCGAGGGCACCTCCAACGCCCGTAACCAGCCCCGGCAGTGGATCGAAGATGGGCTGCAAGACTGGTGTATCACCCGCGATATGGATTGGGGGATCGATTATCCAGGCACGGGCGGCGAGGACCTCGTGCTGTACGTCTGGGTCGACGCACCTATCGAGTACATCTCCTCGACCAAACAGTACGCAGAGCGCGTCGGTACCGACGAGTACGACTGGGAGGAGGTCTGGACGGAAAACGGCGACATCGTCCACTTCATCGGCCGAGACATCATCCAGCATCA of Natrarchaeobaculum sulfurireducens contains these proteins:
- a CDS encoding helix-turn-helix domain-containing protein, which encodes MALTAEFRLFIEQHPLITIAQAVPECTITVEHEDQADAGPIVFVLRVVCGSFEAFETALDAEPAVTEHTLISDDGSVRVYHTVIEDLYPEGIDELVFNKTVVERWWITSDGEHLKQQFATREELLAYRDSCRKLGIDFQLRRLYESNGDDYRIPGVSEKQHEALRVAYEEGYFDVPRRASLREVADVLEISRSALAERLHRGQSHVFEHYFSDRPY
- a CDS encoding PhzF family phenazine biosynthesis protein, coding for MQTLRLYQIDAFTDEPLSGNPAGVVPEADGLTDDQMQAIAAEMAVSETAFVRSSEVADYRLRYFTPTQEVDLCGHATIGSFAFLHDRDDLEPGTTTVETNGGVLEVDLEADGTVWMTQEPPRVRRVDLEYERVAEALGVDREALEGSSADLPLSVASTGLPFLVVPITYLSDVGSADPDFAAVEALTDEVDATGVYLFTFDTLEGESTLHGRMFAPGAGVREDPVTGTASGAVGAYLDHVGAFDDEFPEELRLEQGHYVDRPGLVRVQVGSSVRVGGRAVTVLDGSLVVPEDESDEILEA
- the mfnA gene encoding tyrosine decarboxylase MfnA — its product is MQAEPQAFDRVLSSMCTKPHPVAREAAERFLATNPGDPGSYPTISALEDEAIAVLGEIAGLEESAGYVASGGTEANIQAVRIARDRAETSQPNVVMPESGHFSFRKAADVLGVELRIVPTDDDHRADVEAVRAAVDDETAMVVGVAGTTEYGRVDPIPELGEVASTVDALLHVDAAWGGFVLPFTRYEWNFSHAPVDTMAIDPHKMGQAAVPAGGLLVRSSALLDELAVDTPYLESTSQATLTGTRSGAGVASAVAAMDELWPTGYRRQYERAQHNADWLAEALEKRGYEVVEPTLPLVAADLPRSTFEALRGRGWRISRTATDETRIVCMPHVTRKMLAGFVADLDRLEVRASVPVVADD
- the ppsA gene encoding phosphoenolpyruvate synthase, which produces MAVLWLDEISADDLETVGGKGASLGELTGAGLPVPPGFVVTAGTYRSFIEDAEIDDELFAAVDVDADDSAALAEAAERAQDLILETPFPDDLREEIVASYREIGDGEAFVAVRSSATAEDLPDASFAGQQETFLNVTEDGLLDRVRECWASLFTQRAIYYRQEQGFEHDIVNIAVVVQQMVDAEKSGVMFTSHPSTGDPTMIIEAAWGLGEAVVSGAVSPDNYVVSREDGDVDVTVADKKVEHVKDEETGETVERPVTEEKRTERVVSDDEIDALVELGERVEDHYGHPQDVEWAIVDGDEDGTSSNGAESGDSEVFMLQSRPITTIGEAETADTADPTEGVADGSGSVQAAAGGETAEATGDVLIDGLGSSPGIVSGPAKIVTKLDDLAKVAEGDIIVTEMTMPDMVPAMKRANGIITDEGGMTSHAAIVSRELGVPAIVGTGNATTVLSDGQLVTLDGDRGAVLEGQEVDPDEETEPVEEVRPKSPVKPMTATEVKVNVSIPEAAERAAATGADGVGLLRTEHMILSLNQTPESYIEENGADAYTNELVEGIRSVADEFYPRPVRVRTLDAPTDEFRQLEGGDDEPAEHNPMLGYRGIRRSLDRPDVFEHELEAFRRLYGLGYDNVEIMFPLVNDAEDVYAAKRRLEAAGIDPKKRKWGVMIETPASALSVEGMAAAGIDFASFGTNDLTQYTLAVDRNNENVADRFDELHPAVLRLIGDVIETCREHGVDTSICGQAGSKPEMAQFLVEEGISSISANIDAVRDVQHEVKRVEQRLLLDSVR
- a CDS encoding YgaP-like transmembrane domain, coding for METNVCAIDRMVRLALGVVLAVVGAAALAGVLAVGTTVAAVALVVGLVLLGTATLQLCPLYTVLGIDTCGGN
- a CDS encoding MATE family efflux transporter, translating into MEDRDTSDRGSTESTVQRSGSEDRSIDVVDGRLFKPLVFLSVPIVLAEGLDMVYFLVDLYWIGHLGTDAVAAMAYAWPVIYLGMSVGFGIVTAGTVLVAQYKGTGQLRAISSAAGGTISFVTILSGVLAVTGYALTPWLLTLVGAVPETAPHTLAVQYTRITFLGLVPMFWFLVFNALARGWGDTRTPLALMGVSTAINVLVDPFLIHGFAANPLFEWVGLGSLETALYAQTGFAGYGIEGAAIATVVARSVAAALGLYILFSGRIGFRLTLGSLRLRRETVVQILKIGSPTVVEMTVRAAGVAVLTAILAIEGAAAVAAYGISEYLVGILFVISLGLARGVEAIVGQNLGAGKVARANRAVYLSAGIAVVLFTGIVAVSYPFAESIVSVFLAVESGDVAADAIVQGGVSFIWIVGPALIFFAVFQVILGAFRGSGNTTLAMVMATLELLVFRVPLSYAALVWFEAGITGVWYAIAFSYVVASVLAVVWFFRGTWLPSSVPLKRSSGDGSPHRVTE
- a CDS encoding phosphoribosyltransferase, yielding MSDLPDDFDCTITNWEYIYSLCRDVSDDVRRDEFEPDVIVALARGGWFAGRCLCDFLGLDDLTSLKMEHYVGTAQKTGEPTVRYPMPEGSVEGKDVLIIDDIADTGGSIRRAYEYVDDRDAGEVRTATLQLLQTSEFEPDYVGEGLEDWTWVVYPWNFIEDMVDLISGVMARADQETFTREEIRQSLAEYHDIKRIEMEIAQPNRVSEVLTEMERRDVIESSGPGEWRLCEH